Proteins encoded by one window of Rutidosis leptorrhynchoides isolate AG116_Rl617_1_P2 chromosome 7, CSIRO_AGI_Rlap_v1, whole genome shotgun sequence:
- the LOC139857149 gene encoding uncharacterized protein, whose product MYNQGNYQQFGQRLPPPPARLQQPGPPPYGQPGSTQPYSIPHLPLQNPNWSGQGHHVLPSIPPHGHNLTPGMPPHHPQGQHLYRVPPPLQPPTSNYFTPPAPFGSFRPPAHESSLGNVPPMPLFPPSVPPGHPPLPLSDIPPPPRRPSDEETARKIEVLCQYIAKNGREFEDIMCQKEIGNPDYEFLFGGEPGSEAQISHEYFKWMKKKCASNEMPPNDTPHADTSHSPGGSDMDLEDDITQPEEPKSEPALIFNEVDKTAEEHASHKDAADENVLCFESSRVNEQGFNVSQDDLQFEKSAKKVNAEDSEPFLDSKADQNNVNLHQEMNQPEQSPFRLIQGYASADSDNELHFENISPEAVSPHIQEHDSEYKNPSDLNRGSGLLSFNLTSKIPEPSTKTEDSDNRTDKQKDLLKGGDITASKTDGAQKKDDNVKSKVDEFGRMVKEGGDDSDFDDHHSKKRSKRGRIRSRSRSRSPNGRRRRSPRRSPRRSPRRTPRRRDRRSRSRSWSPKKRSRSRSPHRRDRSNQQICFDHRFGKCYRTACRYYHEPDKREESRHYKNKQQYHEVPDRLKNSEKSILEKDKVDIQETELYQDVSRSNDKENEEFLKPQAQSADVASSHEITGVSKSVSNIPSHSENYPPFQTLPPPPPPLTRHQHGGPALQYQLNQPPFQANYPLQPLVTPYGPQMTTHLGAYPMNYPILQRPVGPTVFDSSPNLISSNSREPPTGVMQSYSVENIPPSSEGHAYVTPNYGQSRITTHYNPYASTFDHPMNTNFISTVVNQETATPHDDKHGSLGGKNQIPISNEPIPGGDQYDPLFDSVDPPSNTFKKSDHANKEVAVSEENDEFGETADAEVGAVENDSHSPSSPIDLRDVATGEVEIDQVKTKSKDSRSMKLFKASLADFVKEVLKPSWRQGNMSKEAFKTIVKKTVDKVAGAMKKHQVPNTQAKINHYIDSSQRKLTKLVMGYVEKYVKV is encoded by the exons ATGTATAATCAGGGAAACTATCAGCAATTCGGGCAGCGGTTACCACCTCCCCCTGCCCGACTTCAACAACCGGGCCCACCTCCATATGGCCAGCCTGGTTCAACTCAACCTTACTCGATTCCACATCTTCCATTACAGAACCCCAACTGGAGTGGTCAAGGTCATCACGTTTTGCCATCAATACCACCTCACGGCCATAATTTAACTCCTGGAATGCCGCCACATCATCCACAGGGGCAACATTTATATAGAGTACCACCACCATTACAGCCGCCTACTTCAAATTACTTCACGCCGCCTGCGCCTTTTGGATCATTCAGGCCGCCAGCTCATGAATCTTCCTTGGGTAACGTACCGCCAATGCCTCTGTTTCCGCCATCGGTTCCTCCTGGACATCCACCTCTTCCACTTTCTGATATACCCCCACCTCCACGCAGGCCTAGTGACGAGGAAACTGCTAGAAAGATTGAAGTTTTATGTCAGTATATTGCTAAGAATGGTCGTGAATTTGAAGACATAATGTGTCAAAAGGAGATCGGTAATCCGGATTATGAATTCTTGTTTGGTGGAGAGCCTGGAAGTGAAGCCCAAATTTCACATGAATATTTCAAATGGATGAAAAAGAAATGTGCTTCAAATGAAATGCCACCTAATGACACGCCACATGCAGATACATCTCATTCCCCTGGTGGTTCTGATATGGATTTGGAAG ATGATATTACGCAGCCCGAGGAGCCAAAGAGTGAACCTGCTCTTATATTCAACGAAGTTGATAAAACAGCGGAAGAACATGCATCACACAAGGATGCAGCAGATGAGAATGTATTATGCTTTGAATCTTCACGAGTGAATGAACAAG GGTTCAATGTGTCTCAGGATGATTTGCAGTTTGAGAAGTCAGCGAAGAAGGTTAATGCTGAAGATTCTGAACCGTTTTTAGACAGCAAAGCAGATCAAAACAATGTAAATCTACATCAAGAGATGAACCAACCTGAGCAAAGCCCGTTTAGACTTATACAAGGCTATGCTTCAGCTGATAGTGATAATGAGCTGCATTTTGAAAACATTAGTCCTGAAGCTGTTTCGCCGCACATTCAAGAACATGATTCAGAATATAAGAATCCTTCTGACCTCAATAGGGGATCTGGGCTATTATCGTTCAATTTAACATCTAAAATTCCGGAACCCTCCACAAAGACGGAAGATTCGGATAACAGAACTGACAAACAAAAAGATCTTTTGAAAGGTGGTGATATTACTGCTTCTAAAACTGATGGGGCCCAGAAAAAAGATGATAATGTTAAATCAAAAGTGGATGAGTTTGGGAGAATGGTCAAGGAAGGTGGTGATGACAGTGATTTCGATGATCATCATAGCAAAAAGCGTAGTAAAAGAGGTAGGATTAGAAGTAGAAGTAGAAGCAGATCTCCTAATGGAAGGAGAAGGAGGAGCCCACGAAGGAGCCCACGAAGGAGTCCCCGAAGGACCCCGCGGAGGAGGGATAGGCGGAGCCGATCACGCAG CTGGTCTCCCAAGAAAAGAAGCAGGAGCAGGTCTCCTCACAGAAGGGATAGAAGTAACCAACAAATATGTTTTGATCATCGATTTGGCAAGTGTTACCGTACTGCGTGTCGGTACTATCACGAGCCTGATAAACGTGAGGAATCTAGGCACTATAAAAACAAGCAGCAGTACCATGAGGTACCAGATCGATTAAAAAATTCAGAAAAATCAATCCTCGAGAAAGATAAGGTCGATATCCAAGAAACAGAGTTATATCAGGATGTTTCTAGAAGTAATGACAAGGAAAATGAAGAGTTTCTGAAGCCTCAAGCTCAGTCTGCTGATGTGGCAAGCAGTCATGAAATCACGGGTGTCAGTAAGTCGGTCAGTAACATTCCTTCACATTCAGAAAATTATCCTCCGTTCCAAACTTTaccgccaccaccaccgccacTGACACGTCATCAACATGGTGGTCCTGCACTACAATATCAGCTGAACCAACCTCCTTTTCAAGCTAACTATCCTTTGCAACCCCTTGTTACCCCCTATGGTCCTCAAATGACCACGCATCTAGGTGCATACCCTATGAACTACCCTATCCTCCAACGTCCAGTGGGTCCCACAGTTTTTGATTCATCACCAAATTTGATATCTTCAAATTCCCGGGAACCACCAACAGGTGTAATGCAATCTTATTCAGTTGAAAACATTCCTCCATCATCTGAAGGACATGCTTATGTTACACCTAATTATGGACAGTCTAGAATCACGACTCACTACAATCCTTACGCGTCAACTTTTGATCACCCAATGAATACCAATTTCATTTCTACTGTTGTCAATCAAGAGACAGCGACACCTCATGATGACAAACATGGTTCTTTAGGCGGTAAAAATCAAATACCCATAAGTAATGAACCTATCCCTGGAGGTGATCAATATGATCCACTGTTTGACAGTGTTGACCCACCTTCAAACACGTTCAAAAAAAGTGATCATGCTAATAAAGAGGTCGCTGTTAGTGAAGAAAACGATGAGTTTGGTGAGACAGCAGATGCTGAGGTAGGTGCTGTGGAAAATGACAGTCATAGCCCTAGCTCTCCGATTGATTTACGTGATGTGGCAACGGGGGAGGTTGAGATTGATCAAGTGAAGACGAAGAGCAAGGATTCTAGATCAATGAAACTTTTCAAAGCTTCTCTTGCTGACTTTGTGAAGGAAGTTTTAAAACCGTCATGGCGACAGGGTAATATGAGCAAAGAGGCGTTCAAGACGATTGTTAAGAAGACTGTCGATAAAGTGGCGGGAGCTATGAAGAAACACCAAGTACCCAATACGCAGGCGAAGATAAATCATTATATCGATTCTTCTCAAAGAAAGCTGACAAAGCTTGTAATG GGTTATGTTGAGAAGTACGTGAAGGTGTAA